A single Ctenopharyngodon idella isolate HZGC_01 chromosome 22, HZGC01, whole genome shotgun sequence DNA region contains:
- the ttc34 gene encoding tetratricopeptide repeat protein 34, with amino-acid sequence MELQPGADGPQILTADALYQLGRVEEAYRLLLNIEHTAPRPPILARLAILQLHRGFLYDAYQLLKKLINSGDTSCLRPLLSVTSLQDRALLEKHCLSASKRILCGQQAESAIREAVAYLSIAIMASGGGAIDSLLERARCYALLGQWKTAIYDFTAILKEHPDHVQALCGRGFTYLMLNQQKECTLDILVALQCGAEEVTQSMLSLKDKAKRLVSEWLGQHCRSSLSDTLLANPVPCREEHLREAFLIGGALMNTDCREPRWHLLYIDTLLAKGEVNAAGAHLKQVFGQEPRDVAAKARWGVVKAWQQNYKVAVNYLSVVAEKDPETLDFLINLMQSAQRKRLAQAASQQASIVSESGQWEHALALLTLAVRAVNEMKLQYLRQRAACLAHLGLHDRAVSDLSKVIQGHSADASGEPRVWAEDLCRRGRSLLLCSHEESGLQDISQALDLHEGQALLCVEAGLGTQRLAEKFLRFALQNYGEQKLDKAWLLTETGLKVDSGHVELRRLRARIKREVSGPCTVH; translated from the exons ATGGAGTTACAGCCCGGTGCCGATGGACCCCAGATTCTCACAGCAGATGCTCTATACCAGTTGGGTCGTGTTGAGGAGGCTTACCGTCTTCTTCTCAACATTGAGCACACAGCCCCACGACCACCGATTCTCGCACGCCTTGCAATACTGCAGCTGCATCGTGGCTTCCTCTATGATGCCTATCAG CTACTGAAGAAGCTGATTAATTCAGGAGACACCAGCTGTCTACGTCCCCTTCTCTCTGTAACGTCTTTACAAGACCGAGCACTTCTAGAAAAACATTGTCTCTCTGCTTCCAAACGTATACTGTGTGGCCAACAAGCAGAAAGTGCAATAAGGGAAGCTGTGGCCTATTTGTCCATTGCCATCATGGCTTCAG GTGGTGGAGCAATAGATTCCCTGCTGGAGAGAGCAAGATGTTATGCTCTATTGGGCCAATGGAAGACGGCTATCTATGACTTCACTGCGATCCTTAAAGAGCACCCAGACCACGTGCAGGCTTTGTGTGGAAGAGGATTTACTTATCTTATGCTGAACCAGCAGAAG GAATGCACACTAGACATACTAGTTGCCCTTCAGTGTGGTGCTGAGGAGGTCACTCAGAGCATGCTGTCGCTTAAAGACAAAGCGAAGAGACTTGTCAGTGAATGGTTGGGTCAGCACTGTCGCAGCAGCCTGTCAGACACTCTGTTGGCCAACCCTGTACCCTGCCGGGAGGAGCACCTGCGAGAGGCCTTTTTAATTGGTGGAGCACTAATGAACACTGACTGCAGGGAACCCAGGTGGCACCTCCTGTACATAGATACACTACTTGCCAAAG GGGAGGTGAATGCTGCAGGAGCACACCTGAAGCAGGTGTTTGGTCAAGAGCCTCGAGATGTCGCAGCTAAGGCCAGATGGGGTGTCGTGAAGGCCTGGCAGCAGAACTACAAAGTGGCTGTCAACTATCTGAGTGTGGTGGCTGAGAAAGATCCAGAAACTCTAGACTTTCTAATCAATCTCATGCAGTCAGCTCAAAGAAAACGCTTGGCACAG GCAGCATCTCAGCAGGCCAGCATTGTTTCTGAAAGTGGTCAGTGGGAGCACGCTTTAGCCCTCCTTACACTAGCAGTGCGAGCGGTCAATGAGATGAAGCTTCAGTACCTCAGGCAGCGTGCAGCCTGCCTGGCCCACCTGGGCCTCCACGACAGGGCCGTGTCTGATTTGAGTAAGGTCATCCAGGGCCACAGTGCAGATGCGAGTGGGGAGCCAAGGGTTTGGGCAGAGGACCTTTGCCGCCGAGGCCGTAGTCTGCTGTTGTGTTCCCATGAAGAGTCTGGCTTACAGGACATTTCTCAAGCCCTGGATCTGCACGAGGGACAGGCTCTGCTGTGTGTGGAGGCTGGTCTGGGAACACAACGCCTTGCTGAAAAGTTCCTGCGCTTTGCCCTGCAGAACTATGGAGAGCAGAAACTTGACAAAGCTTGGCTTCTGACAGAGACCGGGCTTAAAGTGGACAGTGGCCATGTAGAACTGCGCAGACTGAGGGCTAGAATAAAACGAGAAGTCTCTGGTCCATGTACTGTCCACTAG
- the si:ch211-112c15.8 gene encoding tumor necrosis factor receptor superfamily member 1A isoform X2 has translation MKQSWNISCFHQFVFILFIASQYQCQNTRAPMKDGRCSAGYYKKGHECVMCKSGFYTNTSNTLAFCIPCNNCDEMAHEVESTTCKSTQNRVCDCKPGFYKRDSFCVPCHDCPNCAKCLNCKEKCNRQTTITTTAVVCGMGYFQDGGKCQSCVKFSCKSDSCKSFCTTVETDFPHPLLPVYLTIVALLGGLLCLFLIWFCKRRWFCCQSKNLHVGKHPNIHIQPDQPNDVTNIPIATERNASVCNETSIKTLPVTNYPHSVFSGDLQSIMAPLIANGNPKLMQVLQKESWPAPVLYTIIREIPVTRWKEFLRLLSVSDDQMERIELEAGPSYLEKQYLMLRLWSQSSGAKLENIYSTLHYMNLSGCAQELQEKLEQLQACMQSASS, from the exons ATGAAGCAGAGTTggaatatttcatgttttcatcaaTTT GTATTTATACTATTTATAGCCTCCCAATACCAATGCCAAAACACAAGAGCACCCATGAAAGATGGAAGATGTTCAGCAG GATATTACAAAAAAGGACATGAGTGTGTGATGTGTAAGAGTGGTTTTTACACGAACACTTCAAATACATTGGCATTTTGTATTCCATGTAATAATTGTGATGAAATGG CTCATGAAGTAGAGAGTACCACCTGCAAATCAACACAGAACCGAGTCTGCGATTGTAAACCTGGGTTTTACAAAAGGGATAGTTTCTGTGTACCCTGTCACGATTGCCCAAACTGCGCAAAAT GTTTGAACTGTAAAGAGAAATGTAACCGACAAACAACTATTACAACCACAGCAGTAGTTTGTGGGATGGGCTATTTTCAGGATGGTGGAAAATGCCAAAGCTGTGTAAA GTTTAGCTGCAAGAGTGACTCCTGTAAATCTTTTTGTACCACGGTTGAAACAG ACTTTCCTCACCCGCTGTTGCCGGTGTATCTCACCATCGTGGCCTTATTGGGTGGTCTTCTCTGCCTTTTTCTCATCTGGTTCTGTAAACGGAGATGGTTTTGCTGCCAATCCAAAAATTTGCATGTTGGCAAACATCCAAACATTCACATTCAACCAG atcAACCTAATGACGTAACCAACATTCCCATAGCAAcg GAAAGAAACGCCTCAGTCTGCAATGAAACCAGTATCAAAACTTTACCAGTGACCAATTACCCACACAGCGTCTTCAGTGGAGACTTACAGAGCATCATGGCTCCCCTGATAGCAAATGGAAAcccaaaat TAATGCAGGTGTTGCAGAAGGAGTCCTGGCCAGCACCAGTGCTCTACACCATCATAAGAGAGATTCCCGTGACACGCTGGAAGGAATTTCTGCGACTGCTTTCTGTGTCAGATGATCAGATGGAACGAATCGAACTGGAGGCAGGCCCATCCTATCTAGAAAAACAGTACCTGATGCTACGTCTTTGGAGCCAGAGCAGTGGCGCGAAGCTGGAGAATATCTACTCAACATTACACTACATGAACCTATCAGGTTGCGCCCAGGAACTGCAAGAGAAGCTAGAACAACTGCAGGCATGCATGCAATCTGCCTCATCTTGA
- the si:ch211-112c15.8 gene encoding tumor necrosis factor receptor superfamily member 1A isoform X1: MKQSWNISCFHQFVFILFIASQYQCQNTRAPMKDGRCSAGYYKKGHECVMCKSGFYTNTSNTLAFCIPCNNCDEMAHEVESTTCKSTQNRVCDCKPGFYKRDSFCVPCHDCPNCAKCLNCKEKCNRQTTITTTAVVCGMGYFQDGGKCQSCVKFSCKSDSCKSFCTTVETDFPHPLLPVYLTIVALLGGLLCLFLIWFCKRRWFCCQSKNLHVGKHPNIHIQPADQPNDVTNIPIATERNASVCNETSIKTLPVTNYPHSVFSGDLQSIMAPLIANGNPKLMQVLQKESWPAPVLYTIIREIPVTRWKEFLRLLSVSDDQMERIELEAGPSYLEKQYLMLRLWSQSSGAKLENIYSTLHYMNLSGCAQELQEKLEQLQACMQSASS, encoded by the exons ATGAAGCAGAGTTggaatatttcatgttttcatcaaTTT GTATTTATACTATTTATAGCCTCCCAATACCAATGCCAAAACACAAGAGCACCCATGAAAGATGGAAGATGTTCAGCAG GATATTACAAAAAAGGACATGAGTGTGTGATGTGTAAGAGTGGTTTTTACACGAACACTTCAAATACATTGGCATTTTGTATTCCATGTAATAATTGTGATGAAATGG CTCATGAAGTAGAGAGTACCACCTGCAAATCAACACAGAACCGAGTCTGCGATTGTAAACCTGGGTTTTACAAAAGGGATAGTTTCTGTGTACCCTGTCACGATTGCCCAAACTGCGCAAAAT GTTTGAACTGTAAAGAGAAATGTAACCGACAAACAACTATTACAACCACAGCAGTAGTTTGTGGGATGGGCTATTTTCAGGATGGTGGAAAATGCCAAAGCTGTGTAAA GTTTAGCTGCAAGAGTGACTCCTGTAAATCTTTTTGTACCACGGTTGAAACAG ACTTTCCTCACCCGCTGTTGCCGGTGTATCTCACCATCGTGGCCTTATTGGGTGGTCTTCTCTGCCTTTTTCTCATCTGGTTCTGTAAACGGAGATGGTTTTGCTGCCAATCCAAAAATTTGCATGTTGGCAAACATCCAAACATTCACATTCAACCAG cagatcAACCTAATGACGTAACCAACATTCCCATAGCAAcg GAAAGAAACGCCTCAGTCTGCAATGAAACCAGTATCAAAACTTTACCAGTGACCAATTACCCACACAGCGTCTTCAGTGGAGACTTACAGAGCATCATGGCTCCCCTGATAGCAAATGGAAAcccaaaat TAATGCAGGTGTTGCAGAAGGAGTCCTGGCCAGCACCAGTGCTCTACACCATCATAAGAGAGATTCCCGTGACACGCTGGAAGGAATTTCTGCGACTGCTTTCTGTGTCAGATGATCAGATGGAACGAATCGAACTGGAGGCAGGCCCATCCTATCTAGAAAAACAGTACCTGATGCTACGTCTTTGGAGCCAGAGCAGTGGCGCGAAGCTGGAGAATATCTACTCAACATTACACTACATGAACCTATCAGGTTGCGCCCAGGAACTGCAAGAGAAGCTAGAACAACTGCAGGCATGCATGCAATCTGCCTCATCTTGA
- the si:ch211-112c15.8 gene encoding tumor necrosis factor receptor superfamily member 1A isoform X3, with product MTVSTLCFDLVFILFIASQYQCQNTRAPMKDGRCSAGYYKKGHECVMCKSGFYTNTSNTLAFCIPCNNCDEMAHEVESTTCKSTQNRVCDCKPGFYKRDSFCVPCHDCPNCAKCLNCKEKCNRQTTITTTAVVCGMGYFQDGGKCQSCVKFSCKSDSCKSFCTTVETDFPHPLLPVYLTIVALLGGLLCLFLIWFCKRRWFCCQSKNLHVGKHPNIHIQPADQPNDVTNIPIATERNASVCNETSIKTLPVTNYPHSVFSGDLQSIMAPLIANGNPKLMQVLQKESWPAPVLYTIIREIPVTRWKEFLRLLSVSDDQMERIELEAGPSYLEKQYLMLRLWSQSSGAKLENIYSTLHYMNLSGCAQELQEKLEQLQACMQSASS from the exons ATGACTGTGTCCACACTGTGTTTTGATTTG GTATTTATACTATTTATAGCCTCCCAATACCAATGCCAAAACACAAGAGCACCCATGAAAGATGGAAGATGTTCAGCAG GATATTACAAAAAAGGACATGAGTGTGTGATGTGTAAGAGTGGTTTTTACACGAACACTTCAAATACATTGGCATTTTGTATTCCATGTAATAATTGTGATGAAATGG CTCATGAAGTAGAGAGTACCACCTGCAAATCAACACAGAACCGAGTCTGCGATTGTAAACCTGGGTTTTACAAAAGGGATAGTTTCTGTGTACCCTGTCACGATTGCCCAAACTGCGCAAAAT GTTTGAACTGTAAAGAGAAATGTAACCGACAAACAACTATTACAACCACAGCAGTAGTTTGTGGGATGGGCTATTTTCAGGATGGTGGAAAATGCCAAAGCTGTGTAAA GTTTAGCTGCAAGAGTGACTCCTGTAAATCTTTTTGTACCACGGTTGAAACAG ACTTTCCTCACCCGCTGTTGCCGGTGTATCTCACCATCGTGGCCTTATTGGGTGGTCTTCTCTGCCTTTTTCTCATCTGGTTCTGTAAACGGAGATGGTTTTGCTGCCAATCCAAAAATTTGCATGTTGGCAAACATCCAAACATTCACATTCAACCAG cagatcAACCTAATGACGTAACCAACATTCCCATAGCAAcg GAAAGAAACGCCTCAGTCTGCAATGAAACCAGTATCAAAACTTTACCAGTGACCAATTACCCACACAGCGTCTTCAGTGGAGACTTACAGAGCATCATGGCTCCCCTGATAGCAAATGGAAAcccaaaat TAATGCAGGTGTTGCAGAAGGAGTCCTGGCCAGCACCAGTGCTCTACACCATCATAAGAGAGATTCCCGTGACACGCTGGAAGGAATTTCTGCGACTGCTTTCTGTGTCAGATGATCAGATGGAACGAATCGAACTGGAGGCAGGCCCATCCTATCTAGAAAAACAGTACCTGATGCTACGTCTTTGGAGCCAGAGCAGTGGCGCGAAGCTGGAGAATATCTACTCAACATTACACTACATGAACCTATCAGGTTGCGCCCAGGAACTGCAAGAGAAGCTAGAACAACTGCAGGCATGCATGCAATCTGCCTCATCTTGA